Genomic segment of Candoia aspera isolate rCanAsp1 chromosome 2, rCanAsp1.hap2, whole genome shotgun sequence:
ATGTTATAGTTCAGAAAATTGAGACTTTCGGCACAAGACAGGACAGCAGAGTTTTGGAGGCTTCCTAGCACAGCAATGAGGACACTGAATCTACAAGATGCAGCATAACCTCACCATAAATGTCATATTAGTACTCATGGATTTGGTTCTCTGTCCggactacctcaaaaggctgacagtgCAATTCGTGGTGTTCAAAAGTAAGATGCTCATTATGGCTATGATCAAAGTCCCACCACATGCACTGCGTGTCTGATGATATATAAAGACGCGGCTGGGCTGCAATAGCATGGTTGTGACTACCGTCTTGATTTTTTGGAACACTCTGAGGATGCTCCTGACTACAAGATGGATTAGTGGGTTGTTCAGGAAAACTGTGGTAGTGAGAGTGTTTCTTCAGAATACCTGATTGCTACTCTACATTTGTGTATGTCATGGAGGAGTCACAGGATTAGCTCTGCCACAACATGTTGCATCAATGATCTCAGGTTTGGGATAAGCCCTAAGGGACTTCTCGTAAGAGGACAAGACATGACATATTGGTTGGCCCATTGTAGCCTTGTGGAGTGAAAGGTATTGAAAGAGGTGGTCAGCTGATTAGTTCCCAATCCAAAGACCTGTGGCTGAGAGACCCACATATGCAAGCTATCTGCAATTGGTTTGGCCTCCTACAGTGTACATAATGATAGGAGAGAGAAAATAATCCTTCAGTTTATATGAAGATGCACCTTTTGCATTGCAGTGTTTTTGTCCTACCAGACATAGAAACATGAAAAGATGGAAACTGGGCTTTAGCAGGAGATCACGTTAAAAAGCAGCCAGAGAAATAGTGTATTCTCCTGAAAATCagcaaacatttaattaaaatattaaatgtccATCAGAATTAGTTTTCTATTTCACTTTTCAACATGAGTTTCTCCTTTATATTCAGATCTggcctcagcaaaatggtgtaaCACTTagggatgaagatgcagcccagcagcccagcactggaggctaagatggagaagacctgcacagccaccatggacttccccttggtgctcagataggtgggcacaaaggagacccaaacactgcagaacaccagcatgctgaaagtgatcagtctggcttcattgaaggccccaggaagattcctggccaggaaagccaccatgaagcagatggcagccaggaagcccatgtagctgaGGACACTGTAAAACATGGCAGCAGAGCCTTCGTTGCACTGCAGAATGATCTCTCTAGGCTGGGAATGCATGTCAGAATCAGGGAATGAAGGAAAGACTCCTAACCAGATGAAACAAATGACAACCTGGACACTGGAACAAGAAAGAATGATGGAATTGGCCagactcttccccagccatctcgtcactctgtttcctggctttgtggccaggaaggccaggaCCACCATGatcgttttggccaagacagaagagacagcaatggagaagatgatgctgaaggctgtttgttgGAGAAGGCAGGTGTCTCTCCTTGGccggccaatgaagaggaaggaggtcaagaaggaaagcaggagggagaccaggaggatgtaggagaggtcccggttgttggctttgacaattggagtttcttggaatttaatgaagattcccaggaCAAAAACTGTGGTTATGATTAGGAAAAGGGCAAAGGAAGTCAGGATGATTCCCAAATTCTCTTGAtaggaaaaaaaggtgaaaatttTGGGGATACATTGATCTCTGTGCTTGTTCTgatgctgatcttctggacacCTGGTGCAGTGGTCTGCATCTGCAAAGGACAAATGTAACATCCACCATGAAATTATCAGATCTACCACGAAATTGTCAGATGGGAATTATATTTTGAATCACAAAACCCAAATCTAACTTTGTATACATATGCATCTGCatggtgggtgggagggaggtaGAAAGAGTTTATGCGTATGTGGGTGAGTGTGCTTCTTTGCATTAGGAAGAGTCCAAAGTTGATCAGGTGAGACAATCTAGCTAGATTAAGAAGGGGCAGATTTTGAGGGGAGACACATTCAGCCTGCCAAAGACCTCCATTTCTCTCCTACCCTTTTCCAACTCTGGAGACTGTAGGAAGCAAAAGGTAAGAAGGACAACCATCTATGTCATTTGGGAAGGTCTCCCATAGACTAGGATGACCAGTCTGACAGAGTTGGGATATTCTGGTCCCCCAAAATGCAATTTGATTTATCTCATGACTCATTAATTtgagaataaaatttaaatgcaGTAAAAAGTATTGTTCAACTATTTATGGATTCATTCTCTCCCACCAAATCCCAATGGTTAAtgattaaaagataaaaagaataaGAGACTTGATAAAAATGCTTGGTTTGATCTTCCTCTGTAATAACTATAAtaaggagagatttctctccAGTAGCAATTTATTCCCCCAAATAGATGTTCCAAGGAAACAGATCATGCTTGCCTACTCCTTGGATGTCTTGGAGGAAGATGGATAGGCAGAAGTGTGGCTATCCTGAGTCCATGCTGAAAGTGAGAAGATCCCAGGATGACAGACTAGATCCTTTGTGAGGTGGCTTTCATTCACCTTGATGGAGAGCTTCATACTGTGCAAGCAACACCATGCTCCTTGTCAGGGTGAAGCACTTCAGAGCAACAGGACACTTCATGTCACTTCAACGGATGCTTCACAAAGCTGGAGAAGCTTTTAGTTAGCTGCTTGGTCTCAAAATTTCATTCCAGTGGATGGTCTCAGGTCATATTATTGTTACCCCTTTGGTGAAATTAATCCTGGCAGTTAAATAAATACTTCCTCCCCCCAAATATCCAAATTTGAAACATCAACATAGAAAAGGTCTATAGGAACCTCTGCCCATTTCCCAAGGGCTGCATTGACTCCCAGTCACCCACCTTCTTGAATGGAAATGCTCCCTTCTGCACAGGGAAGGCAGTCATAGCAGCAACTTGGTTTTCCCTCCTGGACCACCTTGAAGTATCCGGGCTGACAAGGCTCCACACACTGGGAGGAAGGCaagggctgaaagtgaagagaatcAGCTTTCAGAATCATCTGCACAGCTGATCAGCTACCAAATGAGACACAGAATTGGAAGGGGATCAACAAAATCGGTTCGTGCAAAATGGACTGGAAATAGAATCTTCTGCTTCTCTTCCAGACCATGTTGGTGGCCATTCCAAGGGTGGCCAATAGTCTTTTAGAAAGTTATTCTTGAAATTGGAAGCGATTTGTGATAGACATGCTTCCATTTTGGAGGACTAACTCTGGAAAACTGCCAGAGCAACTCAAAACAGCCATGTCAGTATGATCCTGAGGAGAAATGAGAATtctggaattccccagcatgaTAGGTTTTGCACATCTGTTCTACCAAATGCCTAGCTATAGCCTCAACTTCTTGAATGTATACATGTCCAAATGAACATATGTGATTCAAATGATCTTACATCTCCCCTCCTCTTAAAAGCTGCTTCCATTTCCCTCCATCACGTGCCATTTCCCTCTGTGAAATTCGGATAGAAGCCTTCTATACACCACAAAACACCTTCTCCATTTTGCTAGTGCTGAATTAAAAGAGCACAAGTCTGAAGCCTGTATTTGAACACAGTCAGTCTGGTACATAGTGTGGGAAAGGAGGGGACACTCATTGACATAACAGACAAAACTCAAGAGATGGGAGATCTTTTTCCCCACCTGGTTGAGCCATTGGGGCCAGACAATGGCTTCCTGGTTGATGTTAAATTTGATTCCTGCAGATCTGTCTCTTGCTAGACTCCCAAATTTCACTCTTGTGGCTGACCTATTAGGAAGCAACACCCAGCTCACAATGTCAAAGTCAGCCATCAAATCTCCATTCCCATCCAAATACATCCCATCCATGGTGTTATTGTAGATCAGGGTTTTCTTCAGGAAAGGATGAAGCTACAGAGAGAAGATGGAACAATGTAGAAGACACAGAATCAGTCTGGATATCTCAGTCCTGGAAATATTCATCAGCTTTAGGAATTTGCAAAGCAAATGTCAGTAGTTGTGACCAATTGTTCCATATCCTTGTTATTTGAAGGAAAACCCCACAAGTTAGTTTGGACACTTTCAAGTAAGGAGTGTCTGTTCTATTGATTCTGGCACTTTTTGGGTGCCACTAAAAGCATATTGTGCAATTAAATACAACGTTGTATTAGGCTGAAATACACAGTGCTAGGAGAGAATCCAAATCCCTTTCCGCAAGTATCAGATTCCAGAAACTGAAGAAAGACAAGCTCAAAGCACATGAGATAGAAGAGTTATAGTGGTGAGTGACAATACAGCAAAGGAATAATTTGCTATTCAGCACCAATGGAGGCCAAATATAAATGGAGAAAGAAGGATGACGACAAGGGattttatgaaagaaaatgattcataaaatgtattttttctcaaTCTATTTGACATTTCTCAGAGAGATTGTTGTGATGTTCAACACCTAGATGTCACCCTGAGCAATATGCATGGAAGGGGAAGGGAATACCTGCCACAGCTGGATCTTCTGAACTCCCAGCCTGACTTTTCTCCCCATCATTGTCCTCTGGGATTGGGGTGAATAGGCCCCATTTAAGGCACGTGCCACAGTCCGGATGGCATTGTAAGTTAAGGAACCGTCTAGAGAGAAGATCCTCTCAATCCCCTGTTGAGGTAGAGTCTCCAAGCTCTCTTTCTCTGCACACCTTGTCCAGCCTTTCACAGAGAAGGCAGGTTTTGCATATGAACAGTGAAATTTTTTAGTCATAAATTCTTTGATAAGAAAATAGAaatccatgaaatcatcaaatcTGGCCCTTTGGTTTGTCTggataagaaaagagaaaatgctaTGGGTGTATCTGAAAGGGAGATTACTATATGATAATTCCATGGTGAGATCCCACAAAGCTGTTGTGATCCACACTTTCCCTACAATAGGTTTTCTCAAGAAGTTAAATACGTTTTCTAGAATAAATTCTCCCTCTAAGAAGGATGCGAACTCTGCGTAGTAAACAAATACATTGATTTGGTTCCACTTTGTGAACACAGAAATCAGATACTTGAAGTTCT
This window contains:
- the LOC134492366 gene encoding vomeronasal type-2 receptor 26-like → MKLKAKCLLTDLHNHINQDSRLLPNLTLGYNIYENYFSAGKTSDALLDLLSDGEANVPNYSCGRQRNTVAVLEGAETDISIQISTISGIYKVPQDAFSVKVWRRCREREEQEALPEELIDQILSLDNYFTHNTIWAVARAFHAAYLSRSRKTRIKGGKDLETPRLKAWQEISKDPHLSPNVTLGYNLHDNFSNGRMTLDVLLDLLSDGEAKVPNYSCGRKKNLLVLLEEANSDLSILIAAMAGIYKTPQLHPFLKKTLIYNNTMDGMYLDGNGDLMADFDIPLPSSQCVEPCQPGYFKVVQEGKPSCCYDCLPCAEGSISIQEDADHCTRCPEDQHQNKHRDQCIPKIFTFFSYQENLGIILTSFALFLIITTVFVLGIFIKFQETPIVKANNRDLSYILLVSLLLSFLTSFLFIGRPRRDTCLLQQTAFSIIFSIAVSSVLAKTIMVVLAFLATKPGNRVTRWLGKSLANSIILSCSSVQVVICFIWLGVFPSFPDSDMHSQPREIILQCNEGSAAMFYSVLSYMGFLAAICFMVAFLARNLPGAFNEARLITFSMLVFCSVWVSFVPTYLSTKGKSMVAVQVFSILASSAGLLGCIFIPKCYTILLRPDLNIKEKLMLKSEIEN